From Rutidosis leptorrhynchoides isolate AG116_Rl617_1_P2 chromosome 3, CSIRO_AGI_Rlap_v1, whole genome shotgun sequence, a single genomic window includes:
- the LOC139901077 gene encoding S-adenosyl-L-methionine:benzoic acid/salicylic acid carboxyl methyltransferase 1-like: MEVPKLLRMNGGDGTYSYSKNSFLQRKVLSITRPIVEEALETLYSEMKFPKTMIMADLGCSSGPNTILLISDLVNSIENIRLKLGHEKSPNIHIHLNDLPHNDFNTIFLLISEYQKKLTLPASSSSPPCYFSGVPGSFYTRLFLDKSIHFVHSSYSLMWLSQVPEMSETNKGNVYMSDTSPRSVIKAYREQFQNDFLMFLKCRAQEVVDGGHMVLTILGRRNEDPCSKENLYSWDLLAAALTDMVNEGHIEEEKLESFNIPLYHAYAKEVSDAIEEEGSFMIDCLKISEVNWDASTGENPDFSQENGQGYNMGKCMRAVAEPLVLSHFGESVIEEVFVRFTNNIRNFMSKHNPKNVNITVSVTRKR, translated from the exons ATGGAGGTCCCCAAGTTGCTTCGTATGAATGGAGGGGATGGAACTTACAGCTATTCCAAAAACTCTTTTCTCCAG AGGAAGGTGTTATCAATAACAAGACCCATAGTCGAAGAAGCTTTGGAAACTCTTTATTCTGAAATGAAGTTTCCGAAAACCATGATAATGGCAGATCTAGGTTGCTCATCAGGACCAAACACTATACTACTGATATCCGATCTCGTTAACTCAATTGAGAACATCAGGCTCAAATTAGGCCATGAAAAATCACCTAATATTCATATACATCTAAATGACCTCCCACATAATGATTTCAACACCATTTTTTTATTGATATCCGAGTACCAGAAAAAACTAACACTGCCGGCCAGTTCCTCTTCGCCGCCTTGCTACTTTTCCGGTGTCCCTGGATCATTTTATACGAGGCTTTTCCTTGACAAAAGCATTCATTTTGTCCACTCTTCCTACAGTCTCATGTGGCTTTCTCAG GTTCCTGAAATGTCTGAGACAAACAAAGGGAACGTATACATGTCAGATACAAGCCCGAGAAGTGTAATAAAAGCATACCGAGAGCAATTCCAAAATGATTTCTTGATGTTTCTCAAGTGTCGTGCACAGGAGGTGGTGGATGGAGGGCATATGGTTTTAACCATTTTAGGGAGACGAAATGAAGATCCTTGTAGCAAAGAAAATCTTTATAGTTGGGACCTCTTAGCTGCAGCCCTAACCGATATGGTTAATGAG GGACACATAGAAGAAGAGAAATTGGAATCCTTCAATATTCCGTTGTACCATGCTTATGCTAAGGAAGTTAGTGATGCAATCGAGGAGGAAGGGTCGTTCATGATTGACTGTCTCAAGATCTCGGAAGTAAACTGGGATGCCTCGACGGGCGAGAATCCTGATTTTTCACAAGAAAATGGACAAGGATACAATATGGGAAAATGTATGAGAGCTGTGGCCGAACCTTTGGTATTAAGTCACTTTGGTGAGTCGGTCATCGAAGAGGTGTTCGTGAGGTTTACGAATAATATTAGGAATTTCATGTCCAAACATAACCCGAAGAATGTCAATATCACTGTTTCAGTGACTCGAAAAAGGTGA